The genomic DNA CAACAGCGCCGCCGACTGGGGCATCAGCGACCCGCTCAAGGTGCCCAAGACCGGCCAGGCGATGCTGGCCGCCGGCTTCAGTGAAACCCAGGTCGAACAAGTGCTGTTCCACAACCCGGTGGACTTTTTCGCCCAGAGCGGCCAGTTGGACAAAACCCTGGTCAGCACACCCCTGCCCATCGATCAGCGGCGGCAGTGGCAGGACAACTCCGCCCTGCGGGGCCAGGAGCCGGTGATCAAATGAGTGCCCGCACGGGTTGGACGGCCACGCAGATCGGCTATTGCAGCAACGTGCACCCGACCCGTGACCTGGGCGGGCTGCGCGCATCCGTCGAACGGCATTTCCAGACCGTACGCACCCTGCGCGGGCTGGACACCCAGGACAGCGGCCTGTGGATCAGCGCCGTAGCTGCCGCCGAACTCCAGCAGGCGCAGGCCCGTGGGGAGTTTCTCGACCTGCTGCAACGCAGCGGGCTGCGCCTGACCTCGCTCAACGGTTTTCCCTACGGCCAGTTTCACCAGGGCGCGGTAAAAGCCGACGTCTACCTGCCCAGTTGGGCCGATCCACAGCGACTGACGTACAGCCTGGACCTGGCCCGGTTTCTCGCCCAGGCCTTGCCGGCGGATTGTGCCCAGGGGGTGATTTCCAGCGTGCCGCTGGGTTATGCCGCGCACTGGAACCCGACGCTACAGCAACGTGCCGAGCGTCAATTGCGCGAGCTCACCGCCGCGCTGGCCCGGCTGCAACGGGAGACGAGCAAGAAGATCGTGATCTGCCTGGAGATGGAACCTGATTGCGTGCTGGAAAACACCGACCAAGCCATTGCCTTCTTCCACCACTGGCAAGCCACGGACCCGCACCATGAGTACCTGGCGCTGTGTTTTGACGTCTGTCACCAGGCCGTGATGTTTGAAGACTGCTATCAGTCACTGGACCGATTGCGTCGGGCCCGGATCCCCATCGGCAAGATCCAGCTATCCAACGCGCTGATTTGTCGCCTGCCGGAGGACGAGTCGCGGCGCGAACAGGTGCTCAAGACATTGGCAGGCTTTGCCGAACCCACCTACTTGCATCAAGTGAAAGCCCACGACGGGCAGGCGCGGTTATCGGCCTGGGCCGACCTCCCTGCGGCGCTGGATGACTGTGAGCAGAACGGCGCCGCCCATCCCGAACTGAGGATTCACTTCCACATTCCGTTGTTCAGCGAACACCTGCTGTTGCCTGAACTCAGCGGCAGCCAGGTCGCCCTGGCGCAAACCTTCGACTTTCTGGCCGACCATGGGGATTTTCGCCCGGTTCTGGAAGTGGAAACCTACAGCTGGGGCGTCCTGCCCAGCCAGTTGCGGCCCACGACCGAGCACGCCCAACTCCAGGGCATCGCGGCGGAATTGCACTGGGTCGAGGCTCAGTTGCAACAGCGCCAGTTGCTGCAACCCCAAGCGCTGGAGGCCTGCGCCGATGCCCTCTGATCCTGCGCGCCAGCCGCTGTTGCTGATCAACGTGGTCGGCCTGACCCCCGCGCTGCTGGGCGCCGCGACGCCCTGCATCAATGCGCTGCTGAAAACGGCCAGGATGGCCACGCTGCAACCGGTGTTCCCGGCGGTCACCTCTACCGTGCAGGCTTCGATCCTCACGGGCCAGCCACCCTCGGAACACGGCATCGTCGGCAACGGCTGGTATTTTCGCGATCAGGCCGAAGTCCGCTTCTGGCTGCAACCCAACGCACTGATCCAGGGGGAAAAGGTCTGGCAGACACTCAAGCGTCAATACCCCGGGTTTCGCTGCAGCCAATTGTTCTGGTGGTACAACATGTACGCGGACGTGGATGCCGCGATTACCCCACGCCCCCATTACCCGGCCGATGGCCGAAAAATGTTCGGCCTGTATTCGACGCCGGCCTCGTTGCATGAGCGTATCGAGCAGCAGATCGGCGAATTTCCCTTTCCAGGTTTCTGGGGGCCGGCGGCCGGCATCGCCTCGAGCCGCTGGATCGTCGATTGCGCCATCGCCGAATTCCAGCTCAATCGACCCGACCTGCAGTTGATCTACCTGCCCCATCTCGACTACAGCCTGCAACGCCTGGGCCCCGAGCACCCGTCGATTGCCAACGAGGTACGGGCCATCGACAGCGAAGTGGGACGTCTGCTGGCCTTTGCCCAAGCGCAAGGCGCGGCGGTGATGCTGCTGTCCGAATACGGGATCGAAGCCGTCACCCAATCCGTTTCCATCAACCGGTTGTTACGTGCCGAAGGCTTGTTGCAGGTACGCCAATCGCTGACTTGGGAATTGCTCGATCCCGGTGCCAGTGCGGCGTTTGCGGTGGCCGACCATCAGATCGCGCACATTTACGTGAAGCAGGCGCGCGACATCCCTCGGGTCAAGGCACTGTTGCAACGCCAGGCCGGCATCGAGCAGGTGCTCGATAAAACCGAACAACGGGCCTGGCAACTGGATCACCCCCGCAGCGGCGAGCTGGTGGCCGTGGCCGCCGCCGATTACTGGTTCGATTACTACTACTGGTTCGACGATCGCAAGGCCCCCGACTTTGCCCGCACCGTGGACATCCATCGCAAGCCAGGCTACGACCCGCTTGAGCTGTTCATCGACCCAGCCATTCGCTTCCCAAAATTGAAAGTGGCGCGCCGCCTGCTGCAGAAAAAGCTCGGCTTTCGCTACTACATGGACCTGATTCCGCTGGACACCCGCCTGGTCCGCGGCAGCCACGGCCGGCTGCCGGAGAGCACGAAGACCGGCCCGCTGCTCATCACCAATTGTGATCTGTCGTTGCCGCAGCACCTTGCGGTCACGGCGGTGAAGCAACTGCTCCTGGAACACTTCCAGGGGCACCCTCATGCCGATACGGCGAATGCCAAGGAGCTTCCATGCGGCGAGCCATTTCCATCACTGTTCTAAGTGCCCTGGCCGGTTTGGCCCAGGCACAGGACCCCAACAACTTCGACTGCAGCAATTTCCTGCAGTTTGGAGCCGACATCAACAAGACCCGGACCGCGTTTGCCCAGAGCCCCGAGACCATGGCCTGGAATTGGTTCGCCTGCCTGAACCAGCCCAGCACGGCACAGAGCAGCAACCTCGTGTGGGAGACGATGAAGCCCTCGGACCAGGTCTACCTGCCCGATGGCGCCCCGCCGGGGGCCTATGACACCTCCGCACCGCTGCCGGCCGAGGTGGTGACACAAGCCAAGGCGCAAGGCATGAACCTGTCCCGTGCCTTCCATAACCTCAACGCCACCCAACAGGTCGACGGCTTGATCCTGCAAATGGGCGGTGCCGTGCCCGACGCCCAACAGGGCAACCCCGTACGCTTTCAACTGCTGATGGGCAAGGACACCTTCGACTACATCGTGAAGAACCAGGTCTACAACGTGAATGGCCAGGCCGCCCTGGCCAATGACCTGAACTTTCCGCCCACCGCCTGGGAGTTGAAAGCCGCATGGCTGTGGATCGGCTCAGACACAACCTACCGACAAACCCTGGTCAACGACGGCTACTACATTGCCCAGGCCTATTACCAGCAGGACGGAAAATACCAGGTTGGCTACGCGGCACTGAGTGGCCTGCATGTCGTCAATAAGCTGGACAGCAACTGGGTCTGGACCACCTTCGAAAACATCAACAACAGCAAGTACACCGTGACCAATGCGCCAACACCCGCGCCGATGACCAACACCACCGGGCCGACTCCGGCCGCCAAGCCGGTCAATGTCAGCTTCCAGGCCAATAACCCGAGCCTGTCGAAATACGAATTGATCGGAGTCGAGTTCCAACCCATCACCCAGGTACTGGCCAACTCGCAGCTGGAATCGGCGTTCCAGAACACCTCGTCCTGCCTGGCCTGCCACAGCACTGCCGCCTACTCGAACGACGACGGCTACTTCAATTTCGCCCTGAACAAGGGGGACGGCATTGTTTACCCGACAGCCCCGCTGCCAGCCTCAGACTTCGACGGCTACAAAAAACTGGACTTTGTCTGGTCGCTGAAACGCGCCCAGTGGCAACGCTAAGGAGCATGACATGAGCGTATTGAATTTCCCCCGTATCTACCTCAACGGCCATATGTTCTGGAACCCACCCACGGCCAACAACAATGATGTGTTCCCGCTGTATGACGCGGTCAACATGGACATCAACTGGCCGTTCATGAGCCACTTCGACATCACGTCCACCAACGCCCCCACCAAATTGATGCCCTGGGCCATCAAGCCCCTGGCAATGAACGAGCTGCCGACCTATGTGCTGCAGGTACCGACCAATGCCAACCCGAAGACCTACCCGTACATGCCCGCCGAATGGGATCTGTTTGGCGACAATGCCTGCGGCACGGTGAGCTACAAAGGCACTCGCTCAACGATCATCGGTGGCGAGCTGCAGGCCAACACCTACATCACCCAGGATGCGCTGGTCGGCAGGGACTACCAACTGCTCGGCAATCCCTTTGGCAGCAACACTCCGACTGCCGCGCGCTTCGTGGATGTCAGCCCGTGGCAGAACACCTTCACTGCGTTGTATTTCGACAAGCTGATACTGGGAGATGCCACGTGTGGCCTGACCCTCAAGCGCCAATATCGGATGATGGATCGCTTCCTGAACTTCAACTGGGGTGCCTTTGGTGGCCTGGTGTATGTCACCACCACCTGGCAGACCTGCTTTCCCAAGGAAAACCTGGAATGGGTCATCGGCGATTCGGCGCTGTTGAGCAACCTTCAAAAGCAGATGACGCAGCAAGGTGTACAGGGCTTGATGTTTCGGTTCTCCACTTACCTGACGTGCTACGACAGAAACGGTGTTTTCAACGATTTCCCGTACGTCAACACCCACTCCAATGCCCCCACGGATACGGATCGTGTGCAAGCGATGTATCAGAAGGGCCTGGACAACGTTTCCAATATTTTCTTCAACCCCGCCTACAGCCGCACCGCCGCAACCCTGGGCCTCTGGCTCACTGACGAATACCCTACCGCCCCCGCCGGCCTTCGCCTGGTGCCCGCGCAACCTGTAGCGGTTTCTCAACCAGGCAAGGATCCCCAAAGCGCCACACTGGGCGTGGTGTCGGCACAGATTACCGACAACACCCTGTCGCTGGACCTGGCTAACACTTTCCCGTTTTATCCGGTGCTCCCCAAGGCCGATATCCTGACCGCCGAAAAATTCCAGGCCGGCGACTACAAACTGGGGGTTCTGCAGAATCAACAGTTCAATCCGGTGGTCAGCTTCGGTTTCGACCAATACAACCAGGCCGCCTTCGACAAACGTTCCGGCCTGCTGGACTTCACCCTGACCGACGCCGACAAGACAACCTTGCAGTCCGGCCCGCTGGCGCTGCAAGTACAACCCCCGGCCCAGGATGCGCCGAAGATCGCCGCCACCCAGCAGACCTGGACCGCCGAGGTCATAGAAAGCGGCAGTTTCATCGACGTGGGCGACCACAAGACGCTGACCATCATGGTGCAGAAAAATGGTGTGCCAGCCGCCAAGACCACGCTGTGGGTAGCGGAATATGGCAACCCCTACATGGTGACCACCAGCGATTACTACCTGGCGTTCAGTAACGCCGCCAACTTCACGCTGTTCTACGACGACCCGACGGACCGCAACTTGAACCATGCCAATCTGCCGCAGTTCAATGATGCGCCCCCCGTATCGAACTACCTGGCCACTGGCAGCGGCCGCCGGCTTACCGCCCTGCAAAACGTGCATCGGCCGACCAGTACCCCGGTCGGGTATCAGGATTTCCTGAACGGCGAGAGCAAACCGATTGCGGTCAATTTGCGCCCTTGTCTGGCATTCGACGCCGGCGTCTACGTCACCGGGACACTGAACGACTATCAGGCCACCCCGGTGGATTACTCCTATGTAACCACCACCACCGACGCCAACGGCATCGCCCAGGTAAGCTTCAGGGCCGTGGCTCCGGGCTTCCCGACCTTGCGTTTTTTTGTCAAGGAAGGCGACAGCGATCCGGTCATTCCCTTCAGCTTCCCGCTTCCCCAAGCCTACATCGACTTCCTCGCCCCGCTGCGCGTCCTGCCTTTGGACGTGCAACTGCAACAGGACTTCATCAACTACTGGAACACCGTCTACAAGGACAAGGACGCCGCCACGCAGTTGTGGGAGGGTTTCCTCTACCCACGCATCCTGCAGACCTTCTATTACCTGTACCCCATCATGAACAAGTACATGCCGCTCAACTCCCAGGCGCGCGTCGAAAGCGCCATCGACCAGCTGATTGTGCTGATCAGCAAGCCCTACCAGGAAGAAAGCACGCTCTCGATGCCCATCACCCGTGACATGTCCCAGAGCCGCCGCGCGGTATTGGAGCTGTGGGCCAAGAAGCTGGTGAAGCGCAACTATCCGCCACAACAACTCAAGATGAGCGATTACGACAACCTCTGACCGGAACGCTGTTTACCCAAGGAGGATAAACCACTGTGGGAGCGAGCTTGTGTGGGAGCTGAGCTTGCTCGCGATGAAGGCACCGCGGTCTTTCGAATGACAGCGTTATCGTTCGTCGCGAGCAAGCTTTGCTCC from Pseudomonas beijingensis includes the following:
- the eboE gene encoding metabolite traffic protein EboE, which produces MSARTGWTATQIGYCSNVHPTRDLGGLRASVERHFQTVRTLRGLDTQDSGLWISAVAAAELQQAQARGEFLDLLQRSGLRLTSLNGFPYGQFHQGAVKADVYLPSWADPQRLTYSLDLARFLAQALPADCAQGVISSVPLGYAAHWNPTLQQRAERQLRELTAALARLQRETSKKIVICLEMEPDCVLENTDQAIAFFHHWQATDPHHEYLALCFDVCHQAVMFEDCYQSLDRLRRARIPIGKIQLSNALICRLPEDESRREQVLKTLAGFAEPTYLHQVKAHDGQARLSAWADLPAALDDCEQNGAAHPELRIHFHIPLFSEHLLLPELSGSQVALAQTFDFLADHGDFRPVLEVETYSWGVLPSQLRPTTEHAQLQGIAAELHWVEAQLQQRQLLQPQALEACADAL
- a CDS encoding alkaline phosphatase family protein, whose product is MPSDPARQPLLLINVVGLTPALLGAATPCINALLKTARMATLQPVFPAVTSTVQASILTGQPPSEHGIVGNGWYFRDQAEVRFWLQPNALIQGEKVWQTLKRQYPGFRCSQLFWWYNMYADVDAAITPRPHYPADGRKMFGLYSTPASLHERIEQQIGEFPFPGFWGPAAGIASSRWIVDCAIAEFQLNRPDLQLIYLPHLDYSLQRLGPEHPSIANEVRAIDSEVGRLLAFAQAQGAAVMLLSEYGIEAVTQSVSINRLLRAEGLLQVRQSLTWELLDPGASAAFAVADHQIAHIYVKQARDIPRVKALLQRQAGIEQVLDKTEQRAWQLDHPRSGELVAVAAADYWFDYYYWFDDRKAPDFARTVDIHRKPGYDPLELFIDPAIRFPKLKVARRLLQKKLGFRYYMDLIPLDTRLVRGSHGRLPESTKTGPLLITNCDLSLPQHLAVTAVKQLLLEHFQGHPHADTANAKELPCGEPFPSLF